A region from the Benincasa hispida cultivar B227 chromosome 8, ASM972705v1, whole genome shotgun sequence genome encodes:
- the LOC120083657 gene encoding ankyrin repeat-containing protein ITN1-like gives MRRTKGKLSPRELFTQEHKGLVEEGEKWMKKTANSCMLVATLITTVVFAAIFTVPGGYNNDNNINNRGAIESNNTGSPLFLYNKWFTVFVISDATALISSSTAILLFLSILTSRCAEEDFLLSLPLKLVFGLGTLFLSVVTMVLAFSATFFLFYGKDTAWVPLLVAGMAILPVYCFGVLQSKLGADTLVALRATYYLYFRNSKPIMFLLKCLESLY, from the coding sequence ATGAGAAGAACGAAAGGGAAGCTAAGTCCACGTGAATTGTTCACTCAAGAACATAAAGGCCTTgtggaagaaggagaaaaatggatgaagaaaacagCAAATTCATGTATGTTGGTTGCAACTCTAATCACCACCGTAGTTTTTGCGGCAATCTTCACCGTACCAGGCGGATACAACAACGACAACAACATCAACAACCGTGGAGCCATCGAGAGCAACAACACAGGCAGTCCTCTATTTCTTTACAACAAATGGTTCACTGTTTTTGTGATATCAGATGCAACAGCTTTGATCTCATCTTCAACTGCAATACTATTGTTTTTGTCGATCCTCACATCACGTTGTGCAGAAGAAGATTTCCTTCTTTCGCTGCCATTAAAATTGGTGTTTGGACTTGGAACGCTCTTCCTATCAGTAGTTACTATGGTATTGGCTTTCAGTGCCACATTTTTTCTGTTCTATGGCAAAGATACAGCTTGGGTTCCATTGCTTGTTGCTGGAATGGCTATTCTTCCTGTTTATTGTTTTGGTGTTTTACAGTCTAAGCTTGGGGCTGATACATTAGTAGCTTTACGAGCCACTTACTACTTGTATTTCAGGAATTCCAAGCCCATAATGtttttgttgaaatgccttgaatctctTTACTGA